Proteins from a genomic interval of Oreochromis aureus strain Israel breed Guangdong linkage group 6, ZZ_aureus, whole genome shotgun sequence:
- the LOC120440778 gene encoding uncharacterized protein LOC120440778 isoform X2 — protein MTPDGRSFLVKTLARFTASLNDPALVTAGRVNVLASLMDTLARIIALCFLGVSSSAVTKEINVRSSTTTSPNFHSTTTTLKPDDPDKLLDALLPVGIIFLLIVVGFCLKKRVTIRQCVGELKGQKRGVDRSIHVELQSLENSTLKDDKNKAS, from the exons ATGACTCCGGACGGGAGGTCGTTCCTCGTTAAAACGCTAGCTCGTTTTACAGCTAGCTTAAACGATCCAGCGCTAGTGACAGCTGGCCGCGTAAATGTTTTGGCTTCCCTCATGGACACACTCGCTCGGATAATCGCTCTGTGCTTTCTTGGGGTTTCTTCTTCAGCAG taacCAAAGAGATTAATGTCAGGTCCAGCACAACCACATCTCCAAATTTCCACAGCACAACCACAACGCTGAAGCCAGATGATCCAG ATAAACTTCTTGACGCGCTCCTTCCTGTTGGTATCATCTTTCTCCTGATTGTCGTTGGATTTTGTCTGAAGAAACGTGTAACGATCC GGCAATGCGTGGGGGAGCTGAAAGGGCAGAAACGAGGAGTGGACCGTTCCATCCACGTTGAACTTCAGTCTTTGGAGAATTCAACACTGAAAGACGACAAGAACAAGGCTTCTTGA
- the LOC120440778 gene encoding CD276 antigen homolog isoform X1: MTPDGRSFLVKTLARFTASLNDPALVTAGRVNVLASLMDTLARIIALCFLGVSSSAETPQCCCPSPLIQAEEGRNVSLPCYVDPSVDLSAYTVDWKQTDLNNVVFSWRHGHENHGAQAPSYRRRVTINPGDLSRGNLTLQIFSARLSDSGHYRCFVPKLKTFCIVHLNVTKEINVRSSTTTSPNFHSTTTTLKPDDPDKLLDALLPVGIIFLLIVVGFCLKKRVTIRQCVGELKGQKRGVDRSIHVELQSLENSTLKDDKNKAS; this comes from the exons ATGACTCCGGACGGGAGGTCGTTCCTCGTTAAAACGCTAGCTCGTTTTACAGCTAGCTTAAACGATCCAGCGCTAGTGACAGCTGGCCGCGTAAATGTTTTGGCTTCCCTCATGGACACACTCGCTCGGATAATCGCTCTGTGCTTTCTTGGGGTTTCTTCTTCAGCAG AAACACCTCAATGCTGTTGCCCATCCCCACTGATTCAGGCAGAAGAAGGTCGTAATGTCTCATTACCATGTTATGTGGATCCCTCAGTTGACCTGTCTGCTTATACAGTGGACTGGAAACAAACTGACTTGAACAATGTAGTCTTCTCGTGGCGACACGGGCATGAAAATCATGGTGCACAGGCGCCGAGCTATAGACGCAGAGTAACTATCAACCCCGGAGACCTTAGCAGAGGAAATCTAACTCTGCAGATCTTCTCAGCACGCCTGTCTGATAGTGGAcattacaggtgttttgtgccaaaACTGAAAACCTTTTGCATCGTTCATCTTAATG taacCAAAGAGATTAATGTCAGGTCCAGCACAACCACATCTCCAAATTTCCACAGCACAACCACAACGCTGAAGCCAGATGATCCAG ATAAACTTCTTGACGCGCTCCTTCCTGTTGGTATCATCTTTCTCCTGATTGTCGTTGGATTTTGTCTGAAGAAACGTGTAACGATCC GGCAATGCGTGGGGGAGCTGAAAGGGCAGAAACGAGGAGTGGACCGTTCCATCCACGTTGAACTTCAGTCTTTGGAGAATTCAACACTGAAAGACGACAAGAACAAGGCTTCTTGA